One region of Pieris rapae chromosome Z, ilPieRapa1.1, whole genome shotgun sequence genomic DNA includes:
- the LOC110995851 gene encoding potassium channel subfamily T member 2 isoform X1 → MAGLSRYSSYNCLTGWDSYDRIPRVRVEYYVNENTFKERLQLYFIKNQRSSLRIRIVNLFFKILACLLYIFRVCADGDPINATCYGCKPGNKSVFEYSANLTEEEFQEHPIINWDGIVWVNRPLFLWVLQVILAMISLSEAILLAYLGYKGNIWQQILSFHFILEMVNTVPFALTIAYPPLRNLFIPVFLNCWLAKRSLENMFNDLHRAMQKSQSALSQQLMILCVTLLCLVFTSVCGIQHFQRAGHRHLNLFQATYFVVVTFSTVGYGDFVPDIWPSQLFMVIMIGVALVVLPTQFEQLAFTWMERQKLGGSYSSHRAQSERHVVVCSTTLHADTIMDFLNEFYAHPLLQDYYVVLLSPMELDTTMRMILQVPIWAQRVIYIQGSCLKDTDLIRARMNEAEACFILAARNYADKTAADEHTILRSWAVKDFAPDVAQYVQIFRPENKLHVKFAEFVVCEDEFKYALLANNCTCPGASTLVTLLLHTSRGQEGQQSPEEWHRLYGKCSGNEIYHIVLGDSRFFGEYEGKSFTYASFHSHRKYGVALVGVRPAELPEFYEETILLNPGPRHIMKASDTCYYMSITKEENSAFVVSDQQTESKPLITKDQTACSLLSSEGRRKGVDGEEAAAQPRTADGSNMAQSALPQVVLQAPATSPPNASPSRINTVSSANLTVASYKMDGSDHRGGLKDSPATDSATDSHLLLPRTDNHYLSPDTLHHRRGSRRPSILPVPDMVTSSFNIAEDEREGERELDMSEEELEDNVPWRTPSEKIAIVKGFPPVSPFIGVSPTLCYLLKEKKPLCCLQLAQVCEHCAYRNAKEYQWQNKTIILAADYASNGIYNFIIPLRAHFRTKTSLNPIILLLERRPDIAFLDAISYFPLVYWMMGSIDSLDDLLRAGITLAENVVVVNKELSNSAEEDSLSDCNTIVAVQTMFKFFPSIRSITELSQSSNMRFMQFRAHDKYALHLSKMEKREKERGSHISYMFRLPFAAGSVFSASMLDTLLYQAFVKDYVITFVRLLLGVDQAPGSGFLTSMRIGKEDMWIRTYGRLYQKLCSTSCEIPIGIYRTQDTSLADPSHHVSMSPRGSPSWLWSRLTGMRPSRPSQGGQSEARSGDSRGARDTSSSSPTGCLTGCYGDRTPVYSASLADEARDNHAQQIERAEIANLVRSRMESLNLNVIDYDDVSEKRNSLSYVIINPSCDLNLCEGDVIYLVRPSPFAAQKTFERHNSRRKSNISFCSSVCAVAASAGSGRRGSTLSAARAPPLCTTKANSLSLPDSPTVLTDFRGRSNSLRVVDDAMLCRSASLRQGLGVASPRRRKSSLEEIGITHFNSLLQHQQQQQEQDAEAIKMALQGSAGLEVTPLEDRWPELRPSSPEPQHLQGTIV, encoded by the exons ATGGCTGGCCTAAGTCGTTACTCATCATACAACTGTTTGACTGGATGGGACAGCTACGATCGAATTCCAAG GGTCCGAGTGGAGTACTACGTCAACGAGAACACGTTCAAAGAAAGACTGCAACTATACTTTATAAAGAACCAACGCTCAA GTTTACGCATTAGAATAGTGAACTTATTTTTCAAGATATTGGCATGCCTCCTGTACATATTTCGCGTGTGCGCTGATGGAGATCCCATTAATGCTACTTG CTACGGGTGTAAGCCGGGTAACAAGAGTGTGTTCGAATACTCGGCCAACCTGACAGAAGAGGAGTTCCAGGAACATCCTATCATCAACTGGGATGGTATCGTGTGGGTTAATCGCCCACTGTTCTTGTGGGTGCTGCAGGTGATCCTCGCGATGATATCACTCTCCGAGGCTATTCTATTAGCCTACCTCGGCTACAag GGCAACATTTGGCAACAAATTCTATCCTTCCATTTCATACTGGAGATGGTGAACACGGTTCCATTTGCCCTGACG ATAGCCTATCCTCCTTTGCGAAATCTTTTCATACCAGTTTTTCTCAATTGCTGGTTGGCAAAGCGGTCTcttgaaaatatgttt AATGACTTGCACCGAGCCATGCAGAAGTCACAATCAGCCTTGTCCCAGCAACTAATGATTCTATGCGTTACTCTTTTATGTCTCGTCTTTACCAG TGTTTGTGGAATCCAGCATTTCCAACGTGCAGGACACCGGCATCTTAACCTGTTCCAGGCGACGTACTTTGTAGTGGTCACCTTTTCAACAGTCGGTTATGGTGATTTTGTACCTGACATCTGGCCCTCCCAGCTGTTCATGGTCATCATGATCGGTGTGGCTCTGGTTGTGCTGCCTACGCag TTCGAACAACTTGCATTTACCTGGATGGAGCGGCAGAAGTTAGGCGGATCTTACAGCTCTCATCGTGCTCAGTCGGAGCGTCATGTAGTCGTGTGCTCCACGACGCTGCACGCAGACACTATCATGGACTTCCTAAACGAGTTCTATGCCCACCCTTTGCTGCAGGATTACTATGTTGTTCTGCTCTCACCTATGGAACTTGATACTACAATGAGGATGATTCTACAG GTTCCGATTTGGGCTCAGCGTGTTATCTACATCCAGGGTTCTTGCCTCAAGGACACTGATTTGATACGTGCTCGTATGAACGAAGCCGAGGCTTGCTTCATTCTAGCTGCGAGAAATTATGCTGATAAAACTGCTGCAGATGAGCATACTATTCTTAG atcgTGGGCGGTAAAAGATTTCGCTCCAGATGTGGCTCAATACGTCCAAATATTCCGACCAGAGAACAAGTTACATGTAAAGTTCGCTGAATTCGTTGTCTGCGAAGACGAATTCAAATACGCACTTTTGGCAAACAATTGCACTTGCCCTGGTGCTTCCACTCTTGTGACGCTTCTTCTGCATACCAGTCGCGGACA ggAAGGTCAGCAATCGCCTGAGGAGTGGCATCGGTTGTACGGCAAATGTTCCGGAAATGAAATTTACCATATCGTTCTTGGAGACAGTCGTTTCTTCGGTGAATATGAAGGAAAAAGTTTTACTTACGCAAGTTTCCACTCACACCGCAA GTATGGGGTGGCATTGGTTGGAGTTCGCCCAGCAGAATTACCGGAATTCTATGAAGAAACAATACTTTTGAACCCGGGACCGAGACACATAATGAAAGCGAGCGACACGTGCTATTACATGAGCATAACAAAAGAAGAGAATTCCGCTTTTGTAGTTTCTGATCAACAAACCGAGAGCAAACCGTTGATAACAAAAGATCAAACTGCATGTAGCCTACTCTCTAGCGAAGGAAGAAGAAAGGGCGTAGACGGCGAGGAGGCCGCGGCCCAACCCAGAACAGCAGACGGTAGTAACATGGCTCAATCCGCCCTTCCACAAGTGGTTCTACAAGCTCCCGCGACCTCCCCACCAAATGCATCGCCATCACGCATCAATACTGTATCATCCGCTAATTTAACTGTTGCTAGCT ATAAAATGGACGGATCAGACCATAGAGGGGGTCTTAAAGATTCACCAGCCACAGATAGCGCCACGGACAGTCATTTGCTACTACCAAGAACagataatcattatttaagtCCGGACACTCTTCATCATCGGCGAG GTAGTCGGCGACCATCCATCCTACCAGTACCAGACATGGTAACCAGTAGCTTTAACATCGCTGAAGACGAGCGGGAAGGGGAGAGAGAACTAGACATGAGCGAGGAAGAGCTAGAGGATAATGTACCATGGCGTACTCCTTCCGAGAAGATTGC GATTGTGAAGGGGTTCCCGCCCGTGTCGCCGTTCATCGGGGTGAGCCCTACTCTCTGCTATCTGTTGAAGGAGAAGAAGCCATTATGTTGCTTGCAGCTGGCACAAGTGTGTGAACACTGCGCCTATCGCAACGCTAAGGAGTACCAGTGGCAAAACAAGACTATCATTCTAGCCGCAGACTACGCTTCAAATGGCATATACAACTTCATTATTCCCCTTCGAGCTCACTTCAGAACCAAAACATCTTTGAATCCTATCATACTTCTCCTGGAACGAAGACCTGATATCGCTTTTCTCGATGCTATATCTTACTTCCCTCTTGTCTACTGGATGATGGGATCTATAGACTC GCTGGATGACCTACTGAGAGCTGGAATAACACTTGCAGAAAACGTAGTGGTTGTAAACAAAGAATTATCCAACTCAGCAGAGGAAGACAGTTTGTCTGATTGCAATACCATCGTCGCCGTACAGACCATGttcaa ATTTTTCCCATCGATAAGATCAATAACAGAATTGTCGCAGTCATCAAATATGCGTTTTATGCAATTCCGAGCTCATGATAAATATGCTCTGCATCTTTCCAAGATGGAAAAG AGAGAGAAAGAGCGAGGTTCTCATATCTCGTATATGTTCCGCCTCCCCTTTGCGGCGGGTTCCGTATTTTCAGCATCCATGTTGGACACACTACTCTACCAGGCCTTCGTCAAAGATTACGTCATCACTTTCGTGCGGCTTCTGCTGGGGGTCGACCAGGCTCCCGGCTCCGGCTTCCTAACATCT ATGAGAATAGGAAAGGAAGACATGTGGATTCGCACGTACGGCCGACTATACCAAAAGTTGTGCTCGACTTCTTGCGAAATCCCTATTGGGATCTATAGAACGCAGGATACAAGCCTGGCCGACCCCTCACACCACGTGAGTATGTCGCCACGCGGCTCGCCAAGTTGGTTGTGGTCACGACTGACGGGAATGCGACCATCGCGGCCATCG CAGGGCGGGCAGAGCGAGGCGCGGTCTGGGGATTCGAGGGGGGCGCGAGACACGAGTTCCAGCTCCCCAACGGGCTGCCTCACGGGCTGCTACGGCGACCGCACGCCGGTG TATTCGGCGAGTCTAGCCGACGAGGCCAGAGACAACCACGCGCAACAGATAGAACGGGCGGAGATTGCAAATCTGGTTCGCTCCCGCATGGAGTCCCTCAACCTTAACGTCATTGACTATGATGACGTGAGTGAGAAGAGGAACAGTCTCTCCTACGTTATTATTAACCCAAGCTGTGATCTTAACCTGTGTGAGGGAGACGTCAT ATATTTGGTTCGGCCATCTCCATTTGCAGCACAAAAAACATTCGAAAGGCACAATAGCAGACGCAAATCGAACATTAGTTTTTGTTCAAGTGTATGCGCAGTGGCAGCAAGTGCTGGGAGCGGGCGACGTGGCTCTACACTTTCGGCTGCGCgggcaccaccactctgtacCACAAAAGCAAATTCATTATCATTACCAGATAGTCCAACTGTCCTCACAGATTTTCGTGGTCGCTCTAACTCTCTACGCGTTGTGGATGATGCAATGTTGTGCCGATCAGCATCGCTCCGTCAGGGGCTTGGCGTAGCAAGCCCTCGGAGGAGAAAGAGCAGTCTTGAGGAAATTGGTATTACGCATTTTAATTCTCTGCTACAACATCAGCAGCAACAACAAGAGCAAGACGCTGAAGCGATTAAAATGGCTTTGCAAGGCAGTGCTGGACTGGAGGTGACACCACTGGAAGATAGATGGCCGGAGTTACGTCCATCTTCGCCTGAACCCCAACACCTGCAGGGAACCATCGTGTAA